Proteins found in one Lycium ferocissimum isolate CSIRO_LF1 chromosome 6, AGI_CSIRO_Lferr_CH_V1, whole genome shotgun sequence genomic segment:
- the LOC132061202 gene encoding uncharacterized protein LOC132061202 gives MQHIVCIVIYLKIVAFIKVEVMYFRPLGLRVGIKRKVCGYTLVSQIAFIIRQKKRVEDLSRQQQSIISAFGREQYDQFKHEYWLRLTASIDVVRLLVNQGFAFRGHDESKSSLNRGNFLEILSWYAKHCDKIHDYVLEHAPQNDRMTSPMIQKDIVTACKIETIKAIIEELNGDYFA, from the coding sequence ATGCAACATATTGTTTGTATTGTTATTTATTTAAAGATAGTAGCATTCATCAAGGTGGAGGTGATGTATTTTCGACCATTGGGTTTAAGAGTtggaataaaaagaaaagtttgtGGATACACGTTGGTAAGCCAAATAGCATTCATAATCAggcaaaaaaaaagagttgaagaTCTAAGTCGACAACAACAGTCTATTATATCTGCATTTGGGAGGGAGCAATATGATCAATTTAAGCATGAGTACTGGCTTCGCTTAACTGCTTCAATTGATGTAGTAAGACTTCTTGTGAATCAAGGATTTGCATTTCGGGGTCATGATGAGTCTAAATCATCACTTAATAGGggtaattttcttgaaattctctCATGGTATGCGAAACACTGTGATAAAATTCATGATTATGTATTGGAACATGCCCCTCAGAATGACCGAATGACCTCTCCAATGATTCAAAAAGATATTGTGACTGCATGTAAGATAGAGACCATCAAAGCTATCATTGAGGAATTAAATGGTGACTACTTTGCCTGA
- the LOC132060723 gene encoding uncharacterized protein LOC132060723, which produces MAVVLRYVDRKGFVMERLIDIVHVQDTSALSLKSAIVNLLSQNSLSLSYVRGQCYDGASNMQGEIKGLKKLIRQESFSAHSIHCFAHQLQLTLVAVSKKCIQVGELVLLVSNVWNVLGASFKRMDEFRESQKERIQEALDMGELTTGRGLYQELGLIRAGDIRWGSHYKSFCNFILMFGSIIYVLDALVVDACSPDESAKATGYLEACQTFKIAFMLHLMRDILGITDELNKSLQKKEQDIANAMLLVEVAKRRLQSLREDA; this is translated from the coding sequence ATGGCTGTTGTTTTACGATATGTTGATCGAAAGGGATTTGTGATGGAGCGATTGATTGATATTGTACATGTTCAAGATACTAGTGCTTTATCTCTAAAGAGTGCAATTGTCAATTTactttctcaaaattcattGAGTCTATCTTATGTGCGCGGGCAATGTTACGATGGGGCAAGCAATATGCAAGGTGAGATAAAAGGCCTTAAAAAGTTGATTAGGCAAGAAAGTTTCTCAGCACATTCTATTCATTGTTTTGCTCATCAACTTCAACTAACTCTTGTTGCGGTTTCTAAAAAATGTATTCAAGTGGGGGAACTTGTATTATTAGTTTCAAATGTTTGGAATGTGTTGGGAGCTTCTTTTAAGCGTATGGATGAATTTCGAGAAtctcaaaaagaaagaattcaaGAGGCATTAGATATGGGTGAACTTACAACAGGTAGAGGCTTGTATCAAGAACTTGGTCTTATAAGAGCTGGTGATATTCGTTGGGGATCTCACTACAAATCCTTTTGTAATTTTATTCTTATGTTTGGCTCTATTATTTATGTTCTTGATGCACTTGTTGTTGATGCATGTTCTCCAGATGAAAGTGCTAAGGCAACAGGATATCTTGAAGCTTGTCAAACATTTAAGATTGCTTTTATGTTGCATTTGATGAGAGATATCTTAGGAATCACAGATGAGCTTAATAAATCATTACAAAAGAAAGAACAGGATATTGCAAATGCTATGCTGCTCGTTGAAGTAGCAAAGAGAAGGTTGCAATCGTTGAGGGAGGATGCCTAG